The following coding sequences are from one Nymphalis io chromosome 17, ilAglIoxx1.1, whole genome shotgun sequence window:
- the LOC126775034 gene encoding uncharacterized protein LOC126775034 — translation MSRWFYGFFTIFIFVSTDVTCIKNVESEDQCIDYYKTGENFDLNLLTGDWYAVYYWPPIQRRRSSCEVIKFQKANQSELESGCENNLPTDTAILKSSYKNNSGKQKNVYYYGTEEVKHQIRSCNLVSKYIFIKVDDEYVMGINCSSGGRGILLAKKQPTNEEVQDVVEDIDIMTGRQGSPDCPLAR, via the coding sequence ATGTCTCGCTGGTTTTACGGGTTTTTTACGATATTTATCTTCGTTTCGACCGATGTGACCTGTATCAAGAATGTCGAAAGCGAGGACCAGTGCATCGATTACTACAAAACTGGTGAGAACTTCGATTTAAACCTGTTAACTGGTGACTGGTACGCGGTGTATTATTGGCCACCGATACAGAGAAGAAGGAGTAGTTGTGAAGTGATCAAGTTTCAAAAGGCGAATCAGTCAGAATTAGAGTCTGGTTGCGAAAATAATTTACCGACAGATACCGCGATTTTGAAGTCCAGTTATAAGAATAATTCAGGCAAACAAAAGAATGTGTATTATTATGGCACAGAGGAAGTTAAGCATCAAATTCGTTCGTGCAATCTTGTGTCgaagtacatatttataaaagtggATGATGAATACGTGATGGGAATCAATTGTTCGTCAGGTGGCAGAGGGATTCTTCTCGCAAAAAAACAACCCACAAATGAGGAAGTACAGGACGTCGTAGAAGATATAGACATTATGACAGGCCGGCAAGGAAGCCCGGATTGTCCAC